The following proteins are co-located in the Heteronotia binoei isolate CCM8104 ecotype False Entrance Well chromosome 21, APGP_CSIRO_Hbin_v1, whole genome shotgun sequence genome:
- the LOC132588882 gene encoding transmembrane protein 222-like, producing MRQFPAVVRMGVGGGGAGAGVDPERCRFPYCVVWTPIPVLTWLFPIIGHMGICTSAGIIRDFAGPYYVSEDNMAFGKPVKYWKLDPNKVYSCGPNAWDTAVHDASEEYKHRMHNLCCDNCHSHVALALNLMRYDNSSSWNMIKLCFLSLLYSKYVSIGGFVICICHTP from the coding sequence atgcggCAGTTCCCCGCGGTGGTCCGGATGGGTgtcggcggcggcggcgcgggggccgGCGTGGACCCCGAGCGCTGCCGCTTCCCCTACTGCGTGGTGTGGACGCCCATCCCCGTGCTCACCTGGCTCTTCCCCATCATTGGTCACATGGGCATTTGTACATCAGCTGGAATCATACGAGACTTTGCAGGGCCTTATTATGTCTCTGAAGACAACATGGCTTTTGGGAAGCCTGTCAAGTATTGGAAGCTAGATCCAAATAAAGTATATTCCTGTGGCCCCAATGCTTGGGATACAGCAGTCCACGATGCCTCTGAGGAGTACAAGCATCGTATGCACAACCTCTGCTGCGACAACTGCCATTCACATGTTGCGCTGGCCTTAAATCTCATGCGCTACGACAACAGCAGCTCCTGGAATATGATCAAACTGTGCTTCCTCTCCCTGTTATACAGCAAGTACGTCAGCATAGGAGGATTTgtgatttgcatatgccacaccccctga